A genome region from Nitrosopumilus oxyclinae includes the following:
- a CDS encoding dihydroorotase yields MTYDTIITDSHVILPNGMVEKNILIDEGKIVGFTTDTPACDHKINGAGLVSIPGPIDTHVHYGVYSPINEAAKTESHAAAIGGITTMMRMLRLGDPFTSSLQDQLDSASQNHYVDYAIHASIFTPQQISEMNYCIEKGITSFKIYMNLGGEVGHVYMDMPPNSPNLVAAEVNVTDEIVEQTVKAAAELGCPVLVHAEDYESCGCGIKTAKEKNQDGLSAWSSSRSPEFEAKAIKTVSKFGRDYDCVIYFVHIGSERALKQIEEEKKLGTKIFVETCPHYLTLSYEKQSGYLAKVMPPIRTENDRKAVWNALSNNQIDTIGTDHVANQLKLKLGGDDVWGALAGFPGIGTVIPILLNDGVNQKKISLEQFVRFTSQNAAQIFGMYPHKGTLEKDSDADITMIDLKKEKTVTSDLFGGFSDYIVYEGRNLTGWPVKTMVRGELVAENFEVIGKLGHGKLVDRKINLFSK; encoded by the coding sequence ATGACGTATGATACTATAATCACTGACTCACATGTTATCCTCCCAAATGGTATGGTTGAGAAAAATATTCTCATAGATGAGGGAAAAATTGTTGGATTTACTACTGATACGCCTGCATGTGATCATAAAATTAATGGTGCAGGATTAGTTTCAATTCCAGGACCTATTGACACTCATGTTCATTATGGTGTATATTCTCCAATTAACGAGGCAGCAAAAACTGAATCTCATGCTGCAGCAATTGGTGGAATTACTACTATGATGAGAATGCTTAGACTAGGTGATCCATTTACAAGTTCTTTACAAGATCAACTTGATTCAGCATCTCAAAACCATTATGTTGATTATGCAATACATGCTTCAATTTTTACGCCACAACAAATTAGTGAGATGAATTATTGTATTGAAAAAGGAATTACATCTTTTAAAATTTACATGAATCTTGGCGGTGAAGTGGGTCACGTGTACATGGATATGCCACCAAATTCCCCTAATCTTGTTGCAGCTGAAGTAAATGTTACTGATGAAATAGTTGAACAAACAGTAAAAGCAGCAGCTGAACTTGGCTGTCCTGTACTTGTTCATGCTGAAGATTATGAGTCATGTGGATGTGGAATTAAAACTGCAAAAGAAAAAAATCAAGATGGATTATCAGCTTGGTCTTCTAGTCGTTCTCCAGAATTTGAAGCTAAAGCAATAAAAACTGTATCAAAGTTTGGACGAGACTATGATTGTGTTATTTATTTTGTTCATATTGGTTCAGAGCGTGCACTAAAACAAATTGAAGAAGAAAAAAAACTTGGAACTAAAATTTTTGTTGAGACATGTCCTCATTACTTGACACTCTCTTATGAAAAACAATCTGGATATCTTGCAAAGGTAATGCCTCCTATTAGAACAGAAAATGATAGAAAAGCTGTATGGAATGCATTATCTAATAATCAAATTGATACAATAGGCACTGATCACGTAGCAAATCAACTCAAACTCAAACTGGGTGGTGATGATGTTTGGGGTGCTCTTGCTGGATTCCCAGGGATAGGCACGGTAATTCCTATTTTACTTAATGATGGAGTAAATCAAAAGAAAATATCATTAGAACAATTTGTTCGATTTACTAGCCAAAATGCCGCTCAAATTTTTGGCATGTATCCACACAAAGGAACTCTTGAGAAAGATTCTGATGCTGATATTACAATGATTGATTTGAAAAAAGAAAAAACTGTTACTTCAGATCTGTTTGGAGGATTTTCTGATTATATTGTATATGAGGGAAGAAATCTAACTGGATGGCCTGTTAAAACAATGGTTAGAGGAGAATTAGTTGCTGAGAACTTTGAAGTGATTGGAAAACTTGGTCATGGTAAACTAGTTGATAGAAAAATTAACTTGTTTTCAAAATAA
- a CDS encoding protein-L-isoaspartate(D-aspartate) O-methyltransferase, giving the protein MTKIEKKYQKQINDLIVYLKNSKFLTDDHVESALRNIPRHEFVLESELEYAYDNEPLSLMKKQTISQPGVVTRMTEWLDVKNGQNILEIGTGSGWQSAILSYLVGSGTVYSIERHPELVKFAQENLKKLNIGNVQVILGDGTLGYSQRSPYDRIIVTAACNEIPLPLFDQLSENGLIIAPVGDSSQSLVLLQKTSKGMIEIKKQSKYVFVPLVGKFSTK; this is encoded by the coding sequence TTGACAAAAATTGAGAAAAAATATCAAAAACAAATTAATGATTTGATCGTGTATTTGAAAAATTCAAAATTTCTAACTGATGACCATGTAGAATCTGCTTTACGAAATATTCCAAGACATGAATTTGTTCTAGAATCAGAATTAGAGTATGCATACGATAATGAACCATTATCTTTAATGAAAAAACAAACTATCTCTCAACCTGGAGTTGTAACTAGAATGACTGAGTGGTTGGATGTCAAAAATGGTCAAAATATTCTTGAGATTGGTACAGGGTCTGGTTGGCAAAGTGCAATTCTTTCTTATCTAGTTGGATCAGGTACTGTTTATTCAATTGAAAGACATCCAGAATTAGTAAAATTTGCACAAGAAAATTTAAAAAAATTGAATATAGGCAATGTTCAAGTAATTTTAGGTGACGGCACTCTTGGATATTCTCAAAGATCACCTTATGATAGGATAATTGTTACTGCTGCATGTAATGAAATTCCTTTACCATTATTTGATCAGCTAAGTGAAAATGGGCTCATAATTGCACCTGTAGGGGATTCTTCTCAATCATTGGTCTTGTTACAAAAAACATCTAAAGGAATGATAGAAATTAAAAAGCAATCAAAGTATGTCTTTGTTCCTCTTGTAGGAAAATTTAGTACAAAATAG
- the rpiA gene encoding ribose-5-phosphate isomerase RpiA gives MTYDDAIKALSSDALKFVKDDHIIGLGSGRAATSLVKSLSKFIKLKDYNIRGVPTSLQIKLIAEKAGIPLLEADQVEHIDVVFDGADQIDSQKYVIKGGGGALLRENILFSLAKKVIVMADKTKFVRNFTRTVPVEIHPLARNSVIKSIKKLGGNAQIRSLDRGYPFFTENGNIILDCDFGTIKNPKVLTQKIKQTVGVLESGIFLRKPDVIYKAKENGKFDII, from the coding sequence TTGACTTATGATGATGCCATCAAGGCATTATCAAGTGACGCATTAAAATTTGTCAAAGATGATCATATCATTGGATTAGGAAGTGGACGAGCAGCTACTTCGCTTGTGAAATCACTTTCAAAGTTCATAAAACTAAAAGACTACAACATACGAGGAGTTCCAACTTCATTGCAGATCAAATTAATTGCAGAAAAAGCAGGCATTCCACTATTAGAAGCTGATCAGGTAGAACATATCGATGTTGTATTTGATGGTGCAGATCAAATTGATTCACAAAAGTATGTAATCAAAGGTGGAGGAGGTGCATTGTTAAGAGAGAATATTTTGTTTAGTCTTGCAAAAAAGGTCATAGTGATGGCAGATAAGACAAAGTTTGTAAGAAATTTTACAAGAACTGTTCCAGTTGAAATTCATCCACTAGCAAGAAACTCAGTTATAAAATCAATTAAAAAATTAGGAGGCAATGCACAAATTCGTTCTCTTGACAGAGGGTATCCATTCTTTACAGAAAATGGAAACATAATTTTGGATTGTGATTTCGGGACAATAAAAAATCCCAAAGTATTAACTCAGAAAATAAAGCAAACAGTAGGAGTTTTAGAGTCAGGAATATTTTTGAGAAAACCAGATGTAATTTACAAAGCCAAAGAAAATGGGAAATTTGACATTATTTAG
- a CDS encoding 50S ribosomal protein L37e, translating into MTKGTTSMGGFTKKKVHIRCRRCGKNSLHKRHHQCASCGFPEAKRRKYSWIKWYT; encoded by the coding sequence ATGACTAAAGGTACAACTTCTATGGGTGGTTTTACAAAGAAGAAAGTTCACATTAGATGCAGAAGATGTGGTAAAAACTCACTTCACAAACGTCACCACCAATGTGCAAGTTGTGGATTCCCAGAGGCTAAACGAAGAAAGTATTCTTGGATTAAATGGTACACTTAG